Proteins from a genomic interval of Schistocerca cancellata isolate TAMUIC-IGC-003103 chromosome 8, iqSchCanc2.1, whole genome shotgun sequence:
- the LOC126095471 gene encoding protein krueppel-like, with translation MALLMQDSGLVSRRGPSAGAPPAKGSPPPEADNNNEPGGLVDLYRLLGKVRVFTCSVCSRSFGYKHVLQNHERTHTGEKPFACASCGKRFTRDHHLKTHMRLHTGEKPYHCTQCDRQFVQVANLRRHLRVHTGERPYACTLCPSRFSDSNQLKAHALIHRGEKPFACASCGGRFRRRHHLAHHKCSGPPPPPPAQAPPSAVAAAVPPPESPSPPLSDVVQTGSGHDDNGTEFVNEDDEMDDGYGDEQNLVMYSVPPEQTEPEDLSMKAVVRQDSSFLAKHHHPKFRHRAPQLS, from the exons GGCTGGTGTCGCGGCGAGGGCCGTCCGCAGGCGCGCCGCCGGCCAAGGGCTCTCCGCCCCCGGAGGCGGACAACAACAACGAGCCGGGCGGCCTGGTG gacctgtatcgcctactaggcaaggtccgA GTGTTCACTTGCTCGGTGTGCAGCCGGTCGTTCGGCTACAAGCACGTGCTGCAGAACCACGAGCGCACGCACACCGGCGAGAAGCCGTTCGCGTGCGCGTCGTGCGGCAAGCGCTTCACGCGCGACCACCACCTCAAGACGCACATGCGGCTGCACACGGGCGAGAAGCCGTACCACTGCACGCAGTGCGACCGCCAGTTCGTGCAGGTGGCCAACCTGCGGCGCCACCTGCGCGTGCACACCGGCGAGCGGCCGTACGCCTGCACGCTCTGCCCGTCGCGCTTCTCCGACTCCAACCAGCTGAAGGCGCACGCGCTCATCCACCGCGGCGAGAAGCCGTTCGCGTGCGCGTCGTGCGGGGGCCGcttccgccgccgccaccacctggCGCACCACAAGTGCTCCGGGCCTCCGCCCCCACCACCCGCGCAGGCGCCGCCCTCCGCGGTCGCAGCCGCCGTCCCGCCCCCGGAGTCTCCGTCGCCGCCTCTCTCCGACGTCGTCCAGACCGGTTCGGGTCACGACGACAACGGGACCGAGTTCGTCAACGAGGACGACGAGATGGACGACGGGTACGGCGACGAGCAGAACTTGGTAATGTACAGTGTACCTCCGGAGCAGACCGAGCCGGAGGACTTGTCCATGAAGGCGGTGGTCCGCCAAGACTCCAGCTTCCTGGCCAAGCACCACCACCCCAAGTTCCGCCACCGCGCCCCACAGCTGTCCTAG